From one Gemella morbillorum genomic stretch:
- a CDS encoding metal ABC transporter solute-binding protein, Zn/Mn family produces MSKFLKFLSIITALTLFLVGCSSKTNSNPTSTEKIKIVTSVNFYAEVAKAVAGDKAEVSSIISSSSIDPHDFEPTAQDAKTVADSKIAILNGGGYDSWFEKLTNNSKNITKIDGAKLLGLKEGENEHIWYNPEVMSKIADELTKILSEKDSSNKDFYEKNRDKYKKELSKITEKINSLKEKANGKSVLTTEPVFEYAVKSLGLKVSDEVNKLAQATEEGNDPAPQDLKNIQQQIKKKQISLIINNVQTTNKTVEGLINLAEQNNIPILNVTETQPDGKTYIEWMLDQYNKLEEILNGGKGEKAYHTEDAKESHSHDHEHDHEGHDHNHEGHNHNH; encoded by the coding sequence ATGAGTAAATTTTTAAAATTTTTATCAATTATTACAGCATTAACTTTATTTCTAGTTGGGTGTTCTAGTAAAACAAATTCAAACCCTACTTCAACTGAAAAAATAAAAATTGTAACATCTGTTAACTTTTACGCAGAAGTTGCCAAAGCTGTTGCTGGTGACAAAGCAGAAGTTTCTTCTATAATAAGTTCTTCTTCTATTGACCCACACGATTTTGAACCAACTGCACAAGATGCTAAGACTGTAGCTGATTCAAAAATTGCTATTTTAAACGGCGGCGGCTATGATTCATGGTTTGAAAAACTTACTAATAATAGTAAGAATATAACTAAAATAGATGGTGCTAAATTATTAGGTCTTAAAGAAGGTGAAAATGAACATATTTGGTATAATCCTGAGGTAATGAGCAAAATCGCTGATGAGTTAACTAAAATATTAAGTGAAAAAGATTCTTCTAATAAGGATTTCTATGAAAAAAATAGAGATAAATACAAAAAAGAGTTATCAAAAATTACAGAAAAAATAAATTCTCTAAAAGAAAAAGCTAATGGAAAATCTGTTCTTACTACCGAACCTGTATTCGAATATGCTGTTAAATCTCTTGGACTAAAAGTATCTGACGAGGTGAATAAATTAGCGCAAGCTACAGAGGAAGGAAATGATCCAGCACCACAAGACCTTAAAAATATTCAGCAACAAATTAAGAAAAAACAAATTTCATTGATTATCAATAATGTTCAGACTACTAACAAAACAGTTGAAGGATTAATAAATCTTGCTGAACAAAATAATATTCCGATTCTAAATGTTACTGAGACGCAACCTGATGGTAAAACATATATAGAGTGGATGTTAGACCAATATAATAAACTTGAAGAGATTCTAAATGGTGGTAAAGGTGAAAAAGCATATCACACAGAGGATGCTAAAGAATCTCACTCTCACGATCATGAGCACGACCATGAAGGACATGATCATAATCATGAGGGACACAATCACAACCATTAA
- a CDS encoding metal ABC transporter permease: MLNYDFMQNAFIAGTIVAIMAGYIGVFVMARNMSFISHTLSHVGFAGAAFAVFLGINPIYGLLIFTITMSYLVGHLSVKAFRREATVSVMLGIFLGLGLLFLSLTPKSTSYVNSILFGSVVSITRDDVKLIFSLAIAVIILLSLFYRKIKFDSFDAIGAKALGLNGKFISIFFLVLLSVATSITVPVVGALLMFVLLTVPASAARYLTNKVGVMIAISITFALIGTWLGITLSYYSALPTTFYIATIEALFYFLSLGYYNLKRR; this comes from the coding sequence ATGCTTAATTATGATTTTATGCAAAATGCCTTTATTGCAGGTACTATTGTAGCAATTATGGCTGGATATATCGGAGTATTTGTAATGGCACGAAATATGTCATTTATCTCCCATACCCTATCTCACGTTGGATTTGCTGGAGCTGCTTTTGCTGTTTTTCTTGGAATTAATCCGATTTATGGATTGCTTATTTTCACAATAACTATGTCATATTTAGTAGGACATCTTAGCGTAAAAGCTTTTCGTCGTGAAGCAACTGTAAGTGTTATGCTTGGGATATTCTTAGGTCTAGGTTTGCTATTCCTTTCACTAACACCAAAAAGTACAAGTTATGTAAATAGTATTTTATTTGGGAGTGTTGTATCCATCACTCGTGATGACGTTAAACTAATATTTTCGCTAGCTATTGCTGTAATTATTTTACTATCACTATTCTATAGAAAAATAAAATTTGATTCTTTTGATGCAATTGGTGCTAAAGCACTCGGTCTTAATGGAAAATTTATCTCAATATTCTTCCTAGTGCTATTATCTGTTGCAACAAGTATTACAGTTCCAGTTGTAGGTGCTTTATTAATGTTTGTATTACTTACTGTACCTGCTAGTGCAGCTAGATATTTAACTAATAAAGTAGGAGTAATGATTGCTATTTCAATTACTTTCGCTTTAATAGGAACTTGGTTAGGCATTACATTGTCTTACTATTCGGCCCTACCAACTACTTTTTATATTGCTACTATTGAAGCACTATTTTATTTCCTAAGCCTTGGTTATTACAATTTAAAACGCAGATAA
- a CDS encoding ATP-binding cassette domain-containing protein, with the protein MTELNIKNLTYSIGDKLILNNLSFSCSAGEVIAVVGKNGVGKTTLLNNILEKLNKTENIKLTGEEARLGYVPQFRQIDEELPLSVEDFVALPLHKKILPWLSSKEKKQIEIALETTNSLTKKEKSIGHLSGGEKQRVFLAQALVNNPNLLLLDEFTSNLDKGSEIECMSLVRDITKKNNIITLCITHELSLIDEKYIDKILYLEEDCYKFISINDFNKEQSDFKLCKHYVGDNNYA; encoded by the coding sequence ATGACTGAACTTAATATAAAAAACTTAACCTATTCAATAGGTGATAAGTTAATACTCAACAATCTTTCTTTTAGCTGTTCTGCTGGAGAAGTAATAGCTGTTGTCGGAAAGAATGGTGTTGGTAAAACAACTTTATTAAACAATATATTAGAAAAATTAAATAAAACAGAAAATATAAAATTAACTGGAGAAGAAGCACGTCTTGGCTATGTTCCGCAATTCCGTCAAATAGACGAAGAATTGCCTCTATCAGTTGAGGATTTTGTCGCACTTCCTCTCCATAAAAAAATTCTTCCTTGGCTTTCGTCAAAAGAAAAAAAACAAATTGAAATTGCCTTAGAAACAACTAATTCGCTAACTAAAAAAGAAAAGTCAATAGGTCATTTATCAGGCGGGGAAAAACAACGCGTATTCCTAGCACAGGCACTTGTTAATAATCCTAATTTACTTCTTCTTGATGAGTTTACTTCTAATCTTGACAAAGGTAGCGAGATTGAATGTATGTCTTTGGTTCGTGATATTACTAAAAAAAATAATATAATTACTCTTTGTATTACACATGAACTTTCGTTAATTGACGAAAAATATATTGATAAAATTCTATACTTAGAGGAAGATTGTTATAAATTTATTAGTATTAACGACTTTAATAAAGAACAAAGTGATTTTAAATTATGTAAACATTATGTAGGAGATAACAATTATGCTTAA
- a CDS encoding YneF family protein: protein MSATTITILVGAICLLAGVVGGFFLARRNFMNYMEKNPQINEDMVMAMMSQMGQKPSRKKINQVMGNMQKAQQQAKKQAKK, encoded by the coding sequence ATGAGTGCGACTACAATTACAATTTTAGTTGGAGCTATTTGTTTACTTGCAGGAGTAGTAGGGGGCTTTTTCCTTGCAAGAAGAAACTTCATGAACTATATGGAAAAAAATCCTCAAATTAATGAAGATATGGTAATGGCAATGATGAGCCAAATGGGGCAAAAACCATCTCGTAAAAAAATTAACCAAGTTATGGGGAATATGCAAAAAGCTCAACAACAAGCAAAAAAACAAGCTAAAAAATAA
- the pyrH gene encoding UMP kinase — protein MATRYKRVLYKLSGEALAGGKGFGIDSETVNKITSQIVEVVKQGVEVAIVVGGGNIWRGKTGEELGMERATADSMGMLATVMNSLALQDSLEQKGVDTRVLTSVEMKAMAEPYIRRRAIRHLEKGRVAIFAAGIGNPYFSTDTTAALRAKEIGAEAILMGKNGVDGVYSADPKLDSSATKFDKLSYMDVMNKGLTIMDSTAITFCMDNNLPIIVFSIDDADNIVKVVTEKLGTIIE, from the coding sequence ATGGCTACTAGATATAAAAGAGTTTTATATAAACTTAGTGGAGAAGCACTTGCAGGTGGAAAAGGATTCGGAATTGATTCTGAGACAGTTAACAAAATAACATCTCAAATCGTTGAAGTTGTAAAGCAAGGGGTAGAAGTTGCTATTGTTGTTGGTGGTGGAAATATTTGGCGTGGTAAAACTGGAGAAGAGCTAGGTATGGAACGTGCAACAGCAGATTCAATGGGAATGTTAGCCACAGTAATGAATTCATTGGCTCTACAAGATTCATTAGAACAAAAAGGTGTGGATACTCGTGTACTTACATCAGTAGAAATGAAGGCTATGGCGGAACCATATATTAGAAGACGTGCAATTAGACATTTAGAAAAAGGACGTGTTGCGATTTTTGCAGCAGGAATTGGAAATCCATACTTCTCAACAGATACTACGGCCGCTCTTCGAGCTAAAGAAATTGGAGCTGAGGCTATTCTTATGGGTAAAAATGGGGTAGATGGAGTTTACTCTGCAGATCCTAAGTTAGATAGCTCAGCAACTAAGTTTGATAAATTGTCATATATGGATGTAATGAATAAAGGATTAACTATTATGGATTCGACAGCTATTACGTTCTGTATGGATAATAACTTACCAATTATCGTCTTTTCTATTGATGATGCAGATAATATTGTAAAAGTTGTTACTGAAAAATTAGGAACAATTATTGAATAA
- the frr gene encoding ribosome recycling factor: MPEQIMNNLNERMEKAIASLRRELASIRAGKASAAVLDRLTVDYYGVATPINQVAGVSVPEPKMLVISPYEKTLLGDIERAIQASDLGLNPSNDGSVIRIVFPALTEERRKELAKLVGKESEGAKVAVRNVRRDAIDAMKKLEKASQITEDDLKGYSDDIQKVTDKFVAEIDKVTKEKQDELMSV; encoded by the coding sequence ATGCCTGAGCAAATTATGAATAATTTAAATGAAAGAATGGAAAAAGCAATTGCGAGTTTGCGTCGTGAGTTAGCTTCTATTCGAGCTGGGAAAGCAAGCGCGGCAGTACTTGATAGATTAACTGTTGATTACTATGGAGTTGCAACACCTATTAACCAAGTGGCTGGAGTTTCAGTACCAGAACCAAAAATGTTAGTAATATCTCCTTATGAGAAAACTTTATTAGGAGATATAGAAAGAGCAATTCAAGCATCAGATTTAGGTCTTAATCCTTCTAACGATGGATCAGTAATTCGTATTGTATTTCCAGCGTTAACAGAAGAACGCCGTAAAGAATTAGCAAAATTAGTAGGTAAAGAATCTGAAGGTGCAAAAGTAGCTGTTCGTAATGTACGTCGTGATGCAATTGACGCAATGAAGAAATTAGAAAAGGCTTCTCAAATTACAGAAGATGATTTGAAAGGATATTCAGATGATATTCAGAAAGTAACTGATAAATTTGTTGCAGAAATTGATAAAGTAACAAAAGAAAAACAAGATGAATTAATGAGTGTATAA
- the fba gene encoding class II fructose-1,6-bisphosphate aldolase, translating to MVLVPAKDMLVKARKEGYAVGHFNINNLEWTKAILAACEEAKSPVILGVSEGAAKYMTGFRTVAAMVEAMVEEMKITVPVALHLDHGSYEGTKAAIEAGFSSVMFDGSHYPFEENIEKSKEMIALAHSKGISIECEVGSIGGEEDGVIGSGELADPQECKTMAELGIDFLAAGIGNIHGKYPENWAGLSFETLENISNVTGGIPLVLHGGSGIPTEQIQKAISLGVSKVNVNTECQLAFAEATRKYIEEGGDLKPKGFDPRKLLNPGFEAIKAMVHQKIDIFGSRNKA from the coding sequence ATGGTATTAGTACCAGCAAAAGATATGCTTGTAAAAGCTAGAAAAGAAGGATATGCGGTAGGGCATTTCAACATTAATAACTTAGAATGGACAAAAGCTATTTTAGCAGCTTGTGAAGAAGCGAAAAGTCCAGTTATCTTAGGTGTAAGTGAAGGAGCAGCTAAATATATGACTGGGTTCAGAACAGTTGCAGCTATGGTAGAAGCTATGGTAGAAGAAATGAAAATTACAGTTCCTGTTGCATTACACTTAGATCACGGTTCATACGAAGGAACTAAAGCAGCGATTGAAGCTGGATTTAGTTCAGTAATGTTTGATGGATCTCACTATCCATTCGAAGAAAATATCGAAAAATCAAAAGAAATGATAGCTTTAGCTCACTCTAAAGGAATATCAATTGAGTGTGAAGTTGGATCAATCGGTGGAGAAGAAGATGGAGTTATCGGTAGTGGTGAATTAGCTGATCCGCAAGAATGTAAAACTATGGCTGAATTAGGAATTGATTTCCTTGCAGCTGGAATTGGTAATATTCACGGTAAATACCCAGAAAACTGGGCTGGATTAAGCTTTGAAACATTAGAAAACATCTCAAATGTAACTGGTGGAATTCCACTAGTATTACACGGTGGTTCTGGAATCCCAACTGAACAAATTCAAAAAGCTATTTCTCTAGGAGTTTCTAAAGTTAATGTTAATACTGAGTGTCAATTAGCATTTGCAGAAGCAACAAGAAAATATATTGAAGAAGGTGGAGATCTTAAACCTAAAGGATTCGACCCTCGTAAATTATTAAATCCTGGATTCGAAGCTATTAAAGCTATGGTTCATCAAAAAATCGATATCTTCGGTTCAAGAAACAAAGCATAA
- the rpsB gene encoding 30S ribosomal protein S2 — translation MAVISMKQLLEAGVHFGHQTRRWNPKMDKYIFTERNGIYIIDLQKTVKKVDEAYEFVKSVADQGGKMLFVGTKKQAQDAIKEEAERSGQYYINHRWLGGTLTNYKTIKGRIDRIAEIEKMEADGVFEVLPKKEVIELRKEYDKLNKFLGGIREMKGMPDAIFVVDPKKEHNAIAEAKKLGIPVVGIVDTNCDPDDVDYVIPANDDAIRAVKLLTAKMADAFVAYNEGNIEETAEEVFVEEVEATEE, via the coding sequence ATGGCAGTTATTTCAATGAAACAATTATTAGAAGCTGGTGTACACTTCGGTCACCAAACAAGAAGATGGAATCCTAAAATGGATAAATACATCTTCACAGAAAGAAATGGTATCTATATCATCGACTTACAAAAAACAGTTAAAAAAGTAGATGAAGCATATGAATTCGTTAAATCAGTTGCTGATCAAGGCGGAAAAATGTTATTCGTAGGTACTAAAAAACAAGCACAAGATGCTATTAAAGAAGAAGCTGAAAGAAGTGGTCAATACTACATCAATCACCGTTGGTTAGGTGGAACTTTAACTAACTACAAAACAATCAAAGGACGTATTGATAGAATCGCTGAAATCGAAAAAATGGAAGCTGATGGAGTATTCGAAGTTCTTCCTAAAAAAGAAGTTATCGAATTAAGAAAAGAATACGATAAACTTAACAAATTCTTAGGTGGAATCAGAGAAATGAAAGGTATGCCAGATGCAATTTTCGTTGTTGACCCTAAAAAAGAACACAATGCAATAGCTGAAGCTAAAAAATTAGGAATTCCTGTAGTAGGTATCGTAGATACAAACTGTGATCCAGACGATGTTGACTATGTAATCCCTGCAAACGATGACGCTATTCGTGCAGTTAAATTATTAACAGCTAAAATGGCAGATGCTTTTGTGGCTTATAATGAAGGGAATATCGAAGAAACAGCTGAAGAAGTATTCGTAGAAGAAGTAGAAGCAACAGAAGAATAA
- a CDS encoding RluA family pseudouridine synthase, with translation MEAKIIKYTSQTVERIDKFLQKELSELSRTNIQNLISEGYIKVDGKEIKTNFKLKDGNEITIEYKEPEELDVVKQDIPVDIVYEDSDLIVVNKAKGMVVHPSAGHRDGTLVNALLFHSELSSINGTIRPGIVHRIDKDTSGLLVVAKNDKAHVKLSEMIANKDVKRKYYALVHGSIKHDYGTIDAPIARNPKERKEMAIIDEGKPSITHFKVVERFEKYTLIECELETGRTHQIRVHMKYINHPLVGDPVYGPRKTLNANGQALHSKSIEFNHPITGEHLYFETPIPQYMLDIMAKLDK, from the coding sequence ATGGAAGCCAAGATTATAAAATATACTTCACAAACAGTAGAAAGAATTGATAAGTTTTTACAAAAAGAGCTTTCTGAGTTATCGAGAACTAATATTCAAAACTTGATTTCAGAAGGATATATAAAAGTAGATGGAAAAGAAATAAAAACTAATTTTAAATTAAAAGATGGTAATGAAATTACTATAGAGTATAAAGAACCGGAAGAACTAGATGTTGTAAAACAAGATATTCCAGTAGATATAGTTTATGAGGATAGTGATTTGATTGTAGTAAATAAAGCAAAAGGAATGGTTGTGCATCCATCTGCAGGACATAGAGATGGTACATTAGTAAATGCATTACTATTTCATAGTGAGTTATCTAGTATCAATGGGACTATTCGTCCAGGTATAGTACATAGAATAGATAAGGATACTTCAGGACTTTTAGTAGTTGCTAAAAATGATAAAGCACATGTTAAATTATCAGAAATGATTGCAAATAAAGATGTAAAAAGAAAATATTATGCTTTAGTGCATGGAAGTATAAAGCATGATTATGGAACAATCGATGCTCCTATAGCGCGTAATCCAAAAGAGCGTAAAGAAATGGCAATTATAGATGAAGGGAAACCGTCAATAACACATTTTAAAGTAGTAGAAAGATTTGAGAAATATACTTTGATTGAATGTGAATTAGAAACAGGACGTACTCATCAAATAAGAGTCCATATGAAATACATTAATCACCCATTGGTAGGTGATCCTGTATACGGTCCGAGAAAAACATTAAATGCAAATGGGCAGGCTCTACACTCAAAGAGTATTGAGTTTAATCATCCTATTACAGGAGAGCACTTGTATTTTGAGACGCCAATTCCTCAATATATGCTAGATATTATGGCAAAACTAGACAAATAA
- the tsf gene encoding translation elongation factor Ts has product MAQITASLVKELRERTGAGMMDCKKALQQTDGNIEAAIDYLRENGIAKAAKKADRIAAEGLSYIEVKGNKAVILEINSETDFVAKNEKFVALVKNVADAILAAEPKTLEEALQVEAQGGTVEAVINEGIATIGEKLSLRRFEVVSKTDSDAFGAYSHMGGRIGVLTLVEGSTDEEAAKDVAMHIAALAPRYLDESEVPADVLEHEKKVLTEQALNEGKPANIVEKMIVGRINKFLEEITVVKQKFVKDDSLTVEKFVASKGGKLAKFVRYEVGEGIEKREDNFAEEVMSQVNASK; this is encoded by the coding sequence ATGGCACAAATTACAGCTAGTTTGGTAAAAGAATTAAGAGAACGTACTGGTGCTGGTATGATGGACTGTAAAAAAGCACTACAACAAACTGATGGAAATATCGAAGCAGCAATCGACTATTTAAGAGAAAATGGTATCGCTAAAGCAGCTAAAAAAGCTGACAGAATCGCTGCAGAAGGTCTTTCTTATATTGAAGTTAAAGGTAACAAAGCTGTTATCTTAGAAATCAACTCAGAAACTGACTTCGTTGCTAAAAACGAAAAATTTGTTGCTTTAGTAAAAAATGTTGCAGATGCTATCTTAGCAGCTGAACCAAAAACTTTAGAAGAAGCACTTCAAGTAGAAGCACAAGGTGGAACTGTAGAAGCAGTTATTAATGAAGGTATCGCTACAATTGGAGAAAAACTTTCATTAAGAAGATTTGAAGTAGTATCAAAAACTGATTCAGATGCATTTGGTGCATATTCTCACATGGGTGGAAGAATTGGTGTTCTTACACTTGTTGAAGGAAGCACTGATGAAGAAGCAGCTAAAGATGTTGCAATGCACATTGCTGCTTTAGCTCCAAGATACTTAGACGAAAGTGAAGTACCAGCTGATGTACTTGAACACGAGAAAAAAGTATTAACTGAGCAAGCATTAAATGAAGGAAAACCTGCTAATATCGTTGAAAAAATGATCGTTGGTAGAATTAACAAATTCCTAGAAGAAATTACAGTAGTTAAACAAAAATTCGTTAAAGACGATAGTTTGACTGTAGAAAAATTTGTAGCATCAAAAGGTGGAAAACTTGCTAAATTTGTACGTTACGAAGTAGGAGAAGGTATCGAGAAAAGAGAAGATAACTTCGCTGAAGAAGTAATGAGCCAAGTTAACGCTAGCAAATAA
- a CDS encoding DUF896 domain-containing protein — protein sequence MTEIIAKINSLNATKKERELTAVETEELAEYRQLYLKNFKANMRNILDNTKVINEKGEDITPKKKGL from the coding sequence ATGACAGAAATTATTGCTAAGATTAATTCTCTTAATGCAACAAAAAAAGAACGCGAGCTAACAGCTGTTGAAACAGAAGAGTTGGCAGAATATAGACAATTATATTTAAAAAATTTTAAAGCTAATATGCGTAATATATTAGATAATACAAAAGTGATAAATGAAAAAGGAGAAGATATTACTCCTAAAAAGAAAGGACTTTAA